A single window of Gossypium arboreum isolate Shixiya-1 chromosome 13, ASM2569848v2, whole genome shotgun sequence DNA harbors:
- the LOC108463083 gene encoding uncharacterized protein LOC108463083 isoform X2 — translation MALKNQKDHWAFLEEIEAPMWVDLISETNFSSQDIDDKWFQTSHLFHQCSSSQLKSAFSCSGEEGVTLELDLVGAYSPTLPQSVSRSRGKDFRSKKWKGNCCDISWNKIESMKVLKGKSLVYGEGIKPKLNFINSKGTSRSKTNLVSEITENAKGKNVKPVSNRGGPERSLSPVVDKSGQTNGRSTVTSESIQQQQQQQQQKFFEVSSRGFGQTSELLTSVRSSLRKSCITRPASRVEINADRSHRMESRDSRSSSGKSSVGSSSYSGYEAKRSTVSWIKRKEKTPDSRNVARPTEAAKTKVKPSNMCKKSNVRGKEGERNSRTGGLVTVTKITWEEAVKSKANSQTHRSKLSLLHKVNEQKPLADARKASEKVGVGNKVRDTGKENNAGEIPLSQKCNGKGKAAEGIVARKKGATQSTSAMGGKTGKSC, via the exons atggcTTTGAAGAATCAGAAAGATCACTGGGCATTTCTG GAAGAAATTGAAGCACCAATGTGGGTGGATCTTATTTCAGAAACAAACTTCAGTAGCCAAGACAT tgATGACAAATGGTTTCAAACAAGTCATTT GTTCCACCAATGCTCTTCTAGCCAGTTAAAATCTGCATTTTCGTGTTCCGGTGAGGAAGGGGTAACCTTAGAGTTGGACTTGGTAGGAGCATATTCACCAACACTTCCACAGTCAGTTTCGAGATCAAGAGGAAAGGACTTCAGGAGCAAGAAATGGAAGGGGAACTGTTGTGATATCTCATGGAATAAGATAGAGTCAATGAAGGTTTTGAAGGGGAAGTCTTTAGTGTATGGTGAGGGCATTAAACCTAAACTTAACTTTATAAACTCGAAAGGGACATCTAGATCTAAAACAAATTTGGTTTCTGAAATAACTGAGAATGCCAAAGGAAAAAATGTCAAACCTGTGTCTAATCGAGGGGGTCCAGAAAGGAGTTTGAGTCCCGTGGTAGATAAGTCGGGTCAAACGAATGGTAGAAGCACAGTTACCTCTGAGAGCATTcaacagcagcagcagcagcagcagcagaagTTCTTTGAGGTATCAAGTCGAGGTTTCGGTCAAACAAGTGAGCTTTTAACATCAGTGAGGAGTAGTCTCAGGAAAAGTTGTATTACAAGGCCAGCATCAAGGGTGGAGATTAATGCTGATAGGAGTCATAGGATGGAATCAAGAGACAGTAGATCTTCCTCTGGCAAGTCTAGTGTGGGATCATCTTCATATTCTGGCTATGAAGCTAAGAGGTCAACTGTTTCTTGGATAAAGAGGAAAGAAAAAACCCCAGATAGCAGAAATGTGGCACGACCGACTGAAGCTGCCAAGACCAAAGTGAAACCTTCCAACATGTGCAAGAAATCAAATGTTAGAGGTAAGGAAGGGGAACGTAATTCTAGGACAGGTGGATTAGTAACTGTTACAAAGATAACTTGGGAGGAAGCCGTAAAATCAAAG GCTAATTCTCAGACTCATCGTTCCAAACTTTCACTGCTACACAAAGTCAACGAACAGAAGCCACTTGCTGATGCTAGAAAAGCTAGTGAGAAGGTGGGAGTTGGCAACAAAGTGAGAGACACGGGGAAAGAAAATAATGCAGGGGAAATTCCTCTGAGCCAGAAATGCAACGGAAAAGGCAAGGCTGCTGAAGGCATCGTTGCACGTAAAAAAGGGGCAACTCAGAGTACATCTGCAATGGGTGGCAAAACGG GGAAGAGTTGTTAA
- the LOC108461121 gene encoding myosin-2-like, which produces MLSPTTLARSSLEEMLESLRLRDNSDRPKDLPPALPSRPPSRARIRSGRWSAQPNFNTDSNSESGGEGQRKENELRVKRNTFWNKKRRKDVNVNSPYNVVAVEGIEGEERMEETGVLEGSDNIGYFIEKKLRVWCRQSNGVWVSGTIHSTSGEESFVSLANGNVVKVSTCHLFPANPEILDGVDDLLHLSYLNEPTVFHNLKYRYSRDMIYSKAGPILIAVNPFKDVQINGKDIVTTYKQKATDKPHVFAIAENAYNEMMNDGVNQSLMISGESGAGKTETAKFAVQYLAALGGGNVGIECQILQTSCILEAFGNSKTSMNDNSSRFGKLIEIHFTAAGKICGSKIRTFLLEKSRVVQLAAGERSYHIFYQLCAGAPQALRERLNLKMAKEYNYLAQSDCLVINGVDDAQRFLKFMETLDIFQISKGEQDQAFAMLAAVLWLGNISFHAIDYENHVEASNDEALINAARLIGCESHELKEALSARRIQTEEGNIVEKFTMSQAIDTRDALAKFIYASLFDWLVEQINNLLEVGKQHTGWSISILDIYGFESFKKNSFEQFCINYANERLQQHFNRHVFKLEQEEYELDGIDGVKVDFADNQECLDLFEKKPIGLLSLLDEDLHSPAANDATLANKLKQNLNGMACFKGDKGRVFGVRHFAGEVLYDTNDFLKKNQDSLNPELIELLSSCNGQLPQLFAIKMLNQTLEPATSLDSPNQSVSAKFKGKLFKLMQQLEKTKPHFICCIKPNRKQLPGMYEEDLVSQQLRCSGVLEAVRMSRSGYPTRMTHQEFADRYGFLLLETNESPDPLSISVAVLKQFNILPGMYQIGYTKLYLRIGLIGVLEDRRKQVLQTGVTKTIASSMHLFILEARKCRFLIIFTYILVIYILLSYQLMGCFLCVVVAYGENFQGKYTDEANKGSAFASQLHDGQLTAIIGLQSAIRGCLVRKHFSNSHKLITLRSKRKLVRENSEANDIPNEQSSAMAELQRRVVDAEASLGQKQQENATLQEQLQQYEAKMKKMEEQLQQSEAKMKKTEEQLQQSEAKMKKTEEMLRKQTAPLQASLAAAKKSEGSATAEVGGRENGVSSLVKEFEQQKQSFEDDINKTTQPASNMNSYEELRKLKRRFRAWKKDYKVRLKETKAIVRKHRHQDSDKTRKKWWPNRGKVLQNCGKSPS; this is translated from the exons ATGTTGTCGCCTACGACTCTAGCGAGAAGTTCGCTGGAAGAGATGTTAGAATCTCTCCGGCTTCGAGACAATTCCGATAGGCCTAAAGATTTACCGCCGGCATTACCTTCTCGACCACCATCAAGGGCAAGGATTCGATCGGGACGCTGGTCTGCTCAGCCGAACTTCAATACCGATTCTAATAGCGAAAGCGGTGGAGAAGGGCAAAGGAAAGAAAATGAGTTGCGAGTGAAGAGGAATACCTTTTGGAACAAAAAAAGGAGGAAAGATGTGAATGTGAATTCGCCATATAATGTGGTGGCAGTGGAAGGAATTGAAGGAGAGGAAAGGATGGAGGAAACGGGGGTTTTGGAAGGGAGTGATAATATTGGGTATTTTATTGAGAAA AAACTTCGAGTTTGGTGTCGGCAATCCAATGGAGTGTGGGTATCTGGAACTATACATTCTACATCAGGGGAAGAATCATTTGTCTCCCTTGCCAATGGAAAT GTTGTTAAAGTCTCTACCTGCCACCTCTTTCCTGCAAACCCAGAAATTCTGGATGGTGTGGATGATCTCTTGCATCTTAGTTATTTGAATGAGCCCACAGTTTTTCACAATCTTAAATATAGATATTCTCGTGATATGATATAT AGTAAAGCAGGTCCAATTTTGATTGCAGTCAACCCATTCAAAGATGTCCAAATTAATGGGAAGGATATTGTCACGACTTATAAACAGAAAGCTACAGACAAGCCTCATGTTTTTGCTATAGCAGAGAACGCTTATAATGAGATGATGAATG ATGGAGTAAATCAATCTCTGATGATAAG TGGGGAAAGTGGAGCTGGGAAAACTGAGACAGCAAAATTTGCGGTGCAATACCTAGCTGCCCTTGGAGGTGGCAATGTTGGGATAGAGTGTCAAATCCTCCAGACAAGTTGTATACTTGAAGCATTTGGAAATTCAAAGACATCTATGAATGACAACTCTAGTAGATTT GGGAAACTTATTGAAATTCATTTTACTGCAGCAGGGAAGATATGCGGTTCCAAGATTCGAACTT TTCTTCTGGAAAAG TCAAGAGTAGTTCAGTTGGCCGCTGGTGAAAGGTCCTACCATATCTTTTATCAGCTTTGTGCTGGTGCTCCGCAAGCTCTAAGGG AGAGACTGAATCTTAAAATGGCTAAAGAGTACAACTATCTGGCCCAGAGTGACTGCTTGGTGATTAATGGTGTTGATGATGCTCAGAGATTTCTTAAGTTTATG GAAACGTTAGACATTTTCCAAATTAGCAAAGGAGAGCAAGATCAAGCATTTGCAATGCTTGCGGCAGTGTTATGGCTGGGAAATATATCATTTCATGCTATTGATTATGAAAATCATGTGGAGGCATCAAATGATGAAG CTTTAATTAATGCTGCCCGGCTGATCGGTTGTGAATCGCATGAACTGAAGGAAGCTTTATCTGCCCGTAGAATCCAAACTGAAGAGGGTAATATTGTTGAAAAGTTTACAATGTCGCAG GCCATTGATACAAGAGATGCTTTGGCAAAATTCATCTATGCTAGCTTGTTTGACTGGCTTGTGGAACAAATAAACAACTTACTTGAAGTGGGCAAACAGCACACTGGCTGGTCCATAAGCATCCTTGATATTTATGGGTTCGAGTCATTTAAG AAGAATAGCTTTGAGCAGTTTTGTATAAACTATGCAAATGAGAGGTTGCAACAGCACTTCAACCGGCATGTATTTAAGCTTGAGCAAGAG GAGTATGAGTTGGATGGAATTGATGGGGTTAAAGTTGATTTTGCAGACAACCAAGAGTGCTTGGACTTATTTGAGAAG AAACCGATAGGGCTACTGTCCTTATTGGATGAGGATTTGCATTCCCCTGCTGCAAATGATGCAACCCTTGCTAATAAGTTGAAGCAAAACCTCAATGGTATGGCTTGCTTCAAAGGAGATAAAGGCAGGGTTTTTGGTGTTCGACATTTTGCGGGAGAG GTACTCTATGATACAAATGACTTTTTGAAGAAGAACCAAGATTCACTCAACCCTGAGTTAATCGAACTTCTGTCATCCTGTAACGGCCAATTGCCACAATTATTTGCCATTAAAATGCTTAATCAAACCCTGGAACCAGCAACTTCATTGGATTCTCCAAATCAAAGTGTCAGTGCAAAGTTTAAG GGTAAACTCTTCAAACTAATGCAGCAGTTGGAGAAGACAAAACCTCACTTTATTTGCTGCATAAAACCAAATCGCAAGCAGCTCCCTGGCATGTATGAAGAGGATCTTGTCTCACAGCAGCTTAGATGTAGTGGAGTTTTGGAGGCTGTTAGAATGTCTAGATCTGGATATCCTACTCGAATGACACATCAGGAATTTGCAGACAG GTATGGTTTCCTGCTGTTAGAAACCAATGAATCTCCGGATCCTTTAAGTATTTCAGTTGCTGTTCTAAAACAATTTAATATACTCCCTGGAATGTATCAAATTGGCTACACCAAACTGTATCTTCGAATTGGGCTG ATTGGTGTATTGGAGGATAGGAGAAAACAGGTGTTGCAAACAGGTGTTACCAAAACCATTGCTT CTTCAATGCACCTTTTTATACTAGAGGCTCGAAAGTGTagatttttgattatttttacctatattttggtaatttacatTCTTTTGTCTTATCAATTGATGGGATGTTTCCTTTGTGTTGTTGTTGCATATGGTGAAAATTTCCAAGGGAAGTACACTGATGAGGCAAATAAGGGCTCGGCATTTGCTTCCCAATTACATGATGGGCAGTTGACTGCAATCATAGGTTTACAATCTG CAATTCGTGGATGTTTGGTCAGGAAACATTTCAGTAACTCGCATAAATTGATAACGTTGAGATCTAAACGAAAGCTGGTTAGAGAAAATTCTGAAGCAAAT GACATACCAAATGAGCAGTCTTCAGCAATGGCAGAGCTTCAAAGAAGAGTTGTTGACGCTGAAGCAAGTTTGGGGCAAAAACAACAGGAAAATGCCACATTACAGGAACAACTGCAACAGTATGAGGCAAAGATGAAAAAAATGGAGGAGCAATTACAACAGTCTGAAGCAAAGATGAAAAAAACGGAGGAGCAATTACAACAGTCTGAAGCAAAGATGAAAAAAACGGAGGAGATGTTGCGAAAGCAAACTGCACCCCTGCAA GCAAGTCTTGCTGCAGCCAAAAAGAGTGAAGGCAGTGCTACGGCAGAGGTTGGGGGGAGAGAAAATGGAGTGAGCAGTCTGGTAAAGGAATTTGAGCAGCAGAAACAAAGTTTTGAAGATGATATAAACAAAACGACCCAACCTGCTTCTAACATGAATTCTTACGAAGAACTACGGAAACTGAAGCGCAGGTTCAGGGCATGGAAGAAAGATTACAAGGTGAGATTAAAGGAAACTAAGGCCATAGTCCGAAAGCATAGACATCAAGATTCAGACAAAACACGAAAAAAATGGTGGCCAAATAGAGGGAAAGTGTTACAAAATTGCGGCAAATCACCATCATAG
- the LOC108463083 gene encoding uncharacterized protein LOC108463083 isoform X1 produces MALKNQKDHWAFLEEIEAPMWVDLISETNFSSQDIDDKWFQTSHLFHQCSSSQLKSAFSCSGEEGVTLELDLVGAYSPTLPQSVSRSRGKDFRSKKWKGNCCDISWNKIESMKVLKGKSLVYGEGIKPKLNFINSKGTSRSKTNLVSEITENAKGKNVKPVSNRGGPERSLSPVVDKSGQTNGRSTVTSESIQQQQQQQQQKFFEVSSRGFGQTSELLTSVRSSLRKSCITRPASRVEINADRSHRMESRDSRSSSGKSSVGSSSYSGYEAKRSTVSWIKRKEKTPDSRNVARPTEAAKTKVKPSNMCKKSNVRGKEGERNSRTGGLVTVTKITWEEAVKSKANSQTHRSKLSLLHKVNEQKPLADARKASEKVGVGNKVRDTGKENNAGEIPLSQKCNGKGKAAEGIVARKKGATQSTSAMGGKTGMVVPKGRVVNQREGKNPTNSIPKVHFR; encoded by the exons atggcTTTGAAGAATCAGAAAGATCACTGGGCATTTCTG GAAGAAATTGAAGCACCAATGTGGGTGGATCTTATTTCAGAAACAAACTTCAGTAGCCAAGACAT tgATGACAAATGGTTTCAAACAAGTCATTT GTTCCACCAATGCTCTTCTAGCCAGTTAAAATCTGCATTTTCGTGTTCCGGTGAGGAAGGGGTAACCTTAGAGTTGGACTTGGTAGGAGCATATTCACCAACACTTCCACAGTCAGTTTCGAGATCAAGAGGAAAGGACTTCAGGAGCAAGAAATGGAAGGGGAACTGTTGTGATATCTCATGGAATAAGATAGAGTCAATGAAGGTTTTGAAGGGGAAGTCTTTAGTGTATGGTGAGGGCATTAAACCTAAACTTAACTTTATAAACTCGAAAGGGACATCTAGATCTAAAACAAATTTGGTTTCTGAAATAACTGAGAATGCCAAAGGAAAAAATGTCAAACCTGTGTCTAATCGAGGGGGTCCAGAAAGGAGTTTGAGTCCCGTGGTAGATAAGTCGGGTCAAACGAATGGTAGAAGCACAGTTACCTCTGAGAGCATTcaacagcagcagcagcagcagcagcagaagTTCTTTGAGGTATCAAGTCGAGGTTTCGGTCAAACAAGTGAGCTTTTAACATCAGTGAGGAGTAGTCTCAGGAAAAGTTGTATTACAAGGCCAGCATCAAGGGTGGAGATTAATGCTGATAGGAGTCATAGGATGGAATCAAGAGACAGTAGATCTTCCTCTGGCAAGTCTAGTGTGGGATCATCTTCATATTCTGGCTATGAAGCTAAGAGGTCAACTGTTTCTTGGATAAAGAGGAAAGAAAAAACCCCAGATAGCAGAAATGTGGCACGACCGACTGAAGCTGCCAAGACCAAAGTGAAACCTTCCAACATGTGCAAGAAATCAAATGTTAGAGGTAAGGAAGGGGAACGTAATTCTAGGACAGGTGGATTAGTAACTGTTACAAAGATAACTTGGGAGGAAGCCGTAAAATCAAAG GCTAATTCTCAGACTCATCGTTCCAAACTTTCACTGCTACACAAAGTCAACGAACAGAAGCCACTTGCTGATGCTAGAAAAGCTAGTGAGAAGGTGGGAGTTGGCAACAAAGTGAGAGACACGGGGAAAGAAAATAATGCAGGGGAAATTCCTCTGAGCCAGAAATGCAACGGAAAAGGCAAGGCTGCTGAAGGCATCGTTGCACGTAAAAAAGGGGCAACTCAGAGTACATCTGCAATGGGTGGCAAAACGGGTATGGTTGTTCCTAAG GGAAGAGTTGTTAATCAAAGGGAAGGGAAGAATCCCACTAATTCGATTCCAAAGGTCCATTTTCGATGA